The genomic segment CTGCGCCCGCTGCGCGGCGAGGTCCGGGCCGGGCGGCCGCACGACCTCGAGGTAGGCCTTCAGCTTGGGCTCGGTCCCGCTCGGGCGCACGACGATCCTGGCGCCCGCGAGCGTGAGCACGAGCACGTCGGCGCGGGGCAGCGGCCCGCCGTCGCGGTCGAGGTCCTCGACGCGCTCCACGGCCGCGGGCCCGACCGCCGCGGGCGGCCCGGCGCGCAGGGCGGCCATGATGCGGGAGATCTGCTCGGGGCGCTGCACCCGGACGACGTGCTGGGCGGTGGCGTGCACGCCGTGGCGGCGCTCGAGGTCGTCGAGGCGGTCCAGCAGCGTGCGGCCCGCCGCGCGCTGCGCGGCGGCCAGCTCGGCGACGAGCAGCGCGGCCGAGATCCCGTCCTTGTCGCGCACCACGTCGGGCCCGACGGCGTAGCCCAGCGCCTCCTCGTAGGCGAAGACGAGGCCTCCGGCCGCGCGCATGAGCCACTTGAAGCCGGTCAGCGTGCGGTGGACGGGGACGCCGTGGGCCTCCGCGATGCGCTCGAGCATCGCCGAGCTCACGATCGTCGTGGCCACCGGGCCCGGGCGATGGGCGAGGACGTGGTCGGCCAGGAGCCGGCCGACCTCGTCGCCGGTCAGGACGCGGTCGCCGACCGCGACCGCCAGCCGGTCGGCGTCGGGGTCGTTCGCGAGCACGACATCGGCCCCGATCCGGGCGCCGAGGGCGAGCACGCGGTCCATGGCGCCGGCCTCCTCCGGATTGGGGAACGCGACCGTCGGGAAGTCGGGGTCCGGGCGGGCCTGGGAGGGCTCGGCGACCGGGGGCGCGAAGCCCGCGCGCGCGAACGCGGCACGGAGCGTCTCGTCGCCGACGCCGTGCAGGGACGTCACGGCGACGAGGACGTCGCGGGCGTCGCCGGTCGTCAGGCCGCAGATCGCGGTCACGTAGGCCGTCACGAGGTCCTCGCCGGCAGTCTCGAAGCCCGGGTCCAGCGGGATCCGGGCGACGGGGCCCACGGCGGCGATCCGCGCCTCGATCTCGGCGTCGGTCGGGGAGACGATCTGCGCCCCCTCGTCGCCGGGGCCGCCGAGGTAGATCTTGTAGCCGTTGTCGGTGGGCGGGTTGTGGCTCGCGGTGACCATGACGCCGGCGTCGGCGGCCAGTGCACGCACCGCGAAGGCCAGGACGGGCGTGGGCAGTGCGCGGGGAAGCAGGACGGCGTGCAGCCCGGCGCCGGCCATGACCGCGGCGCTCTCGCGGGCGAAGACGTCGCTGCGGTGCCGGGCGTCGTGGCCGATGACCACGCGGCGACCCGGCCCGAGGTGGGCGGCCAGGGCGGCCGCCGCGCGGCGCACGACGGCGCGGTTCATGCCGCTGGGCCCGGCTTGCAGGGGACCGCGCAGCCCGGCCGTGCCGAAGGCCAGCGGGGCGGCGAAGCGGTCGGCCAGCGCCGGGCCGTCGCCGACGTCCAGCAGGGCCTGCAGCTCCGCGCGGTCACCGGGATCGGGGTCCCCGGCGATCCACGCGCGCACGCGCGCGGCGAGGTCGGCGTCGACGGTCGTGGCGGGCGACGGCATGGAGGCAGGATGCCGACCGGGCCGCCCGCCTGCCGCCCGGCCTCGAGCGAGCCTTGACGGTCACCAGAAGGCGCCCAGAGGCGGGGCGCCCACCTTCCGGCGGCCGGTGCCTCCCGGCACAGCGATCCGGCATCCGAGGACCCCAGGCCGACCCGCGGGCCGCCGCACCCCTCCGCCCGCTCCTGCCCGCCGCCGGCGTGACCGGGCCGACCCGGCCTCGGCCATCCGGCCAGGGCGGCGCCCGCGGGGTCGCCCCGGAGGCTCGGACGGCCGACGGGAAGGACATGTCGTCCCCGGCTGCCGTCGCCGAGCACCCCGCCTCGAACCTCGAGGCCGAGCTCGCACGCCTGCGCGCCCTGCGCACGCACGCGGCCGGAGGGGACGAGCTGGGCGTGCTGGACGCCGCCATCGAGCGCCTGGAACGCGCGCTCGAGGCCATCTGGCGTCGCTAGCCCGCGCGGAGACGCCGCGCCAGGTCTTGAGAGGACCTCGAGGGAGGCCAGAGCGCGCCGGAAGCGCCGCTCGTACGGTGCTCCCGACACTGCGGGCAGACTGCGCGTCGCCCACGCCGACAACAGCGACCAGGTGCGCGGGATCGTGCGGCGCCTCCTGGCGACGACCCCCTGCCCGGAGGTCGTCGCCGAGGTGCGGGACGGGCCCGGGCTGCCGAGGCGCCCGACGCCGGCGTCGTCGACGCCGGCATGCCGCGGACTCATGGGCTGGACGCCGTGCGCCGCCTGCGGGCGACGGGCCACGTGGGGCCCGTCATGGTGCTCTCGTGCAGCCTCGACGCAGTTCGCGCGGTCGCCTCACCGCCGGTGCCGACGCGTTCGTCGCCAGGCCGGACCTGCCCGCGCGGCACCGCGCACTCCTGCGCCCTGCGCTACTTGACGGTGAAGTCCGTGTACATGCCCGCCTGGTAGTGGCCGGGCAGGGCGCAGACGATGGCGTAGTGCCCTGCCTTGAGATGCTTGATGACCAGGGTCTTGGACGCGCCGGGCGCGATGGACGCGATCTCGCCGCGCGCTCCGGGGATGTCATCGTCGGGGTTGTGGCGGCTGAGCACACGGGCGGCGGGCTTGCTCGTGGCGATGACGGTGAACTGGTGCTTGACCTTTCCGGCGTTCGTCACGTGGAACGTGACGCGTCCCGCCCGGGCGGTGGCCGGTGTGGCGACGATCTTGAACTCGCTCAGCGTCGCCGCCACGGAGGAGGCGCCGGTGGTCGCCGCGGCAGGCGCCGCCGCCGCGGTGGTCGCCGCGGTGGTCGCCGCCGCCGTGGTGGTCGCTGCCGATGGCGAGCTGGCGGCACTCGTCGCCGGCGTGGCGGCCGTGCTCGATGAGCCGCCTCCGCAGGCCGTGAGGCCACCGGCGGCCAAGGTGGCCAGGCACGCGCCGGCCAGGGGCAGGCGTCGTCGGTCCAGAATGGACATTGGGCACTTCCTTGCTCCGGCCCGACGGCCGGCGTAGGACGACCGCCTCAGGGTCGCGGCGGATGGGGGCGACGCTAGGTCAGGTCGGGCAAAGCCGCGGCAAAGGCGGGGCAAATCTCCGGCCGTCCGCGGTCGGCCGTGTCGGTCGCGGGGGATCCCCGATGGCGCTGGGGCGAGAGCTGCGAGGCTCACCCGACAGCCTCGACGAGCTCCCGCCTGAGTTCCTTCGGGCCCTGGAGCACGTGCCCGTGCTCGTCCGGGACGACGGTGCGGCACGCGGGGCCTACGGGGTCCACCACGGTGCGGGCGTGGCGCATCCCGACGTGGCGGCCCAGACCATCGTGTACCGCGACACGCTGCTGCGCGATCCCGGCCGCCTGGCCTCGGGCTGTGACGCCGCGCCGCGGGTCAGGCCGGCGCGCGCCCGGCGCGCAGGCGGCCGCCCATCGTGTCGTCGGCGGCCGTCGCGGGACGCGGACGGCGGCCGGGGCGCCCGGGCCCGGCCGGCGCCGTGCGGGTGCGGTCGCCCTCGGCGGGCCGCACCTCCGATCGCCGGGTGGCGCGTACCTGGCGCATCTCCAGGGCCACGAACGAGCAGAGGCGGTCGTCGAGCTCGAGCACACGGCGACCCTATCGCTTGTGCGGATTGCCACAGCGTGTGGATGGCGACTTTGCCCAACTTCCCGGTCCGGGACCACGCAGAAGCGCTCAGGAGCCGGTGCGCCGGCGTGCCAGGCGGCGAGCACCTTCTGCTCGCACGCGGCCGGAAGGCCGGGGGCAGGTACGGGTGCAGCGGCGGCGCCAGCCCGGTGGACGGCACCCAGCGCCAGGTGTCGGTGACGGTGTCCAGCAGGGCCGGGTGCGCCGGCCGGCCGGTGCGGGGGGCGGCCGGCCGGGTAGGACCCCCGGATGAGCGACCAGCCCGACGAGCCCGCCGCACCCGACCTCCCGCCCGCACCCGAGCTGCCAGAGGTCGAGAGCCCGCCCGCCGGCGACGTGCTCGACGACGTGCCCAGCAGGGAGGAGATCATCGCGGGCGCGGAGTCGGCCCAGGAGATCCTCGCCCAGCAGCCCAGCGTGCAGGAGCTGCTCGGCGAGGACCGCTGAGCCGGCGCGGCGGCTGCCGCCTCCGCTCCGGGTCGCAGGCGGCGGCCTCGTGGCCCATGCACGAGAGCGGGGCCATGCACGAGATCGACGTCGCGCTGTTCCTGCACCTCCTCGGGGTGCTGGGGCTCGTCTCGGGCGTGACCGTGGCGGGCGTGGCTTCACCACCGTGCGCCGGCGCCGGGCGCCCGCCGAGATCGCGCTGCTGCCGCGGCTGACGCGCCGGGGCGTGGTGCTCTTCGCCGTCGGGGCGCCCGTCGTGCTCGACTTCGGCCCGTGGTTCGTGCACCTCGAGCGGATCGGCCAGGGCACGGGCTGGGTCAGCCCAGCGATCGCGCTCTACGTCGTCAGGCCCTGCTGGACGACCGCGGCGCGTGGCTGGCCAACGGGCTGTCGTCGGCCGCGCCGGCCGCGGTGCTCGTGCCCTTGGTCTTCAGGCCCTGACGCCGCGCGAGCGTAGGATCCGGCGATGCGCTTCCGCCCAGGGGCTCGGCTCGACACCGGTCAGGTTCAGGACGCCCGCGGCGGCGGACGCCGGGGTCTCGCGGTCGGCGGCGGGGCCGGCGGGCTCATCATCGTCGTCCTGCTCGCGCTGCTGGGCGTGAACGGCGGCGGCGGCGGCAGCGGCTCGGATCCCTTCTCGCTCGGCGTCGGGGAGGGCTCGACCACGCAGGCCGCCGAGCTCTCCTCGACCTGCCGCACGGGCAGCGACGCCAACCAGCGCGAGGACTGCCGGATCGTCGGCGTCGTCAACTCCGTGCAGGCCTGGTGGGGCTCGGCGATCGACGGCTACCGGACCGCGCCGACGCGCTTCTTCAGCGGCCAGACGTCGACGGGGTGCGGGGCGGCCACCTCGGCGGTCGGGCCGTTCTACTGCCCCGCCGACCAGACGGTCTACATCGACCTGTCGTTCTACAGCGAGCTGCGCTCGCGCTTCGGGGCCCGCGGCGGGGCGTTCGCCGAGGCCTACGTCATCGCGCACGAGTACGGCCACCACGTCCAGCACCTCACGGGCACCGACGCCAAGGTCGGCCGCGACCGCCAGGGCGCGACCTCGGGCTCGGTGCGGCTCGAGCTGCAGGCCGACTGCTACGCGGGGGTCTGGGCCGCGCACGCCGTCGACACCCGCTTCATCGAGGACCTGACCCAGACCGACATCAGCGACGGGCTCGACGCCGCCGCCGCCGTGGGCGACGACCGGATCCAGAGGCAGGCGACGGGCCGCGTCGATCCCGAGTCCTGGACGCACGGCTCCTCGGCCGAGCGTCAGCGCTGGTTCCAGACCGGCTTCGACGGCGGTGACGCGCGGCGCTGCGACACGTTCACCGCCGGCGCGCTGTAGGGCTCCCCACGCCGAGCCGGTGATCCGTTCGGCGCCGCGCGCCGAACATCCCGCCATGTCCTGCTTCACCAAGCTGCTGGCGGCCGGCGCCATCGCCGCCGGCGCGACCGCCGCGATGCTCGCCCCGGCCGTGGCCTCCGGTCCGCCGGCGCGGACCGCCGGGGTGCGCGGGGTGGTCCTGAAGGACATCTCGTTCATGCCCGCCACGCTGCGCATCAGCCGGGGCACGACGGTGCGCTGGACCTGGATGGACGGCGACACCCCGCACAACGTCACGTTCGCCGCGCGCCACAGCGCCACGAAGAAGACGGGGACCTACCGGGTGCGCTTCACCCGCCGCGGCACCTTCCGCTACCACTGCACGATCCATCCGGGGATGGACGGACGGATCGTCGTCCGCTAGGACCGTTCGGTCCTACGCTGGACGTCGGCGCCGCGGGCGCCGGTGGTCCGCCCGGCCCGGGCGGTACCAGCGCGGCAGCGGGCGATCGGAGGGCGCCGTGCCCGAAGGACCGTTCCCCGTGGACCCGTGGGACGAGGCCCAGAGCGCCTCGGACCTCGACCAGACGGCCTCCGACCTGGATCAGTCGCTGGCCGACGGCGACGAGATGGACGCCGAGCGAGACCAGATGGCCTCCGACCGCGACCAGCGGATCTCCGGCCAGGAGGCGTCCGTCGAGGAGGCGCGGGGGCCGGTGGAAGACCCCGTCGGGCATGCCCGGCGGCGCGAGGCGCGCCACCGCAGCTCCGACGAGCGCGCCGCGTCCTCCGACGCCCGCCAAGAGCGCGGGCACGAGCCGCTGGACCGGCTCCTCGCCCGCGCCGCGCGCAGATGATCGCCGCGCGCCGCGACGGCCGCCCCTGACGCGCCGGCCGGCCTCAGGGCCTGCAGCGCCGCGGAGGCCATGCCACGGGCCGTGACGCCGACGCGGTGTGGGCGGGCGTCGCGCGCATCATCGGCGGGGCGTGAGCCCGGCGGCGCTCAGGCGGCCGGGGCCGCGGCGGCCGTGAAGATCGCCACGGCCTCGTCGATGCCGACGACGTCGCCGTACTTGGCGTCGATGTCGGCCAGCGACGCCTCGTGGGCGCTGCGCGCCCGGTCGGCGACGCCCTCGCGCGGCACGATCACCCGGTAGCCGTGCTGCAGGGCGTCGACGACGGTCGCCCGCACGCATCCCGACGTGGAGGCGCCCGTGATGATCACGGTGTCGCAGCCCTGCGAGGCCAGCAGGGCGCCGAGCGATGTCCCGTAGAACCCCGAGGCGAAGAGCTTCCACAGCACCGGCTCGCCCTCGGCGGGCGCGATGCGCTCGTCGATCTCGATCCAGCGCGTGCCCGGCGCCAGCGTCAGCAGGCCCGGCGCCTTGGCGATGAACGCGGCGGCGATGCGCTCGCCGGCGGGGTCGTACTCGATCGAGGTGAACGCGACGGGTGCGCCCGCGGCGCGGGCGGCCTCGAGCAGGCGCGCCGTCGCCGCCACGGCCTCCTCGCAGTCGCAGTGCAGCGGCGACTCCGGGTCGGTGAAGCCGTTGCAGAGGTCGATGACCACGAGGGCCGGGTGCCGGCCGGCACCGGAGCGGCCCCCGAACCCGCGATCGCGGTAGACGTCGATGCTGTCCATGCCCTGAGCCTACGGGGTGGTCATGCCGCCGTCGATGGGCAGCACCGCGCCGGTCAGGAACTCCGGCGCCTCGGCGAGGAGCCAGACCACGAACGCGGCGATCTCCTCGGGCCGGCCGTAGCGCCCGACGGGGATGTTGTCCACGAAGCCGGAGGGGTCGCCGCCCTGGGCGCGCACCGTGGCCTCGATGTCGGCCATCATGCGCGTGTCGGTCGGCCCGGGGCACACGCAGTTGATGCGGATGCCCGGCGCCTCCTCCAGCGCCGCGCCGCGGCTGAGCCCGACGACCGCGTGCTTGCTGGCCGAGTAGGCCGAGAGGTTCGGCACGCCGCGGATGCCCGCCTGCGAGGAGACGTTGACGATCGAGCCGCCGCGCTCGCGCATCGCCGGGATGACGTGCTTGAGCCCGAGGAACACGCCGCGCACGTTGATGGCCATCGTGCGGTCGAAGATGTCGAGCGGGTACTCGGTGATGGGCGCGATCGCGCCCTCGAACGCGGCGTTGTTGAAGAACGCGCGGGGCGCGCCGTAGCGCTCGACGCAGGCGGCGACGTAGCCGGCCACCGCGTCGGCGTCGCTGACGTCGGCCGCGAAGGACGAGGCGGTGCCGCCCGCCGCGGTGATGCGGTCGGCCGTCGCCTGTGCCCGGTCGCCGTCGAGGTCGACGACGAGCACGGAGAAGCCGCGCTGCGCCAGGCCCTCGCAGGCCGCGCCGCCGATGGCGCCGCCCCGCCGGTGATGATCGCTGCTCCGCTCATGTCGTGTCCTTTGGTCGGTCGCCGTCGGGCTGCACGCGCACGCCCCCCGCCAGGTCGCCGATCGCGTCGACGACGGTGTTGCTCACGCGGTCGCGGTAGCCCGTGGCCATGGCGACGGTGAAGGTCGTGCGGCAGGCGGCGCCCAGCGCGGCGGGCACGTCGAGCGCGTCGGCGAGCCCGAGGTAGAGGTCGAGGTCCTTGGCCATGAGCGCGTTGGTGAGCCCGCCCTCGATGTAGTCGCCCTCGACGATGCGCGGGAACCGGTGCTCGGAGGCCCAGTTGGCCCCCGTGCTGGCGTTGATGACCTCGAGCAGCTGGCGCGGATCCAGCCCGGCCTTGACGCCGACGACCAGCGCCTCGGCGGTCGCGGCAAGGTTCATGCCGTTGAGGTAGTTGTTGACGACCTTGGTCGCATGGCCCGCGCCGGCCGCGCCGCAGTGGAACACGCGCGACCCGATGACGTCGAAGACCCCCTGCGCGCGCTCGATCAGCTCGGCGCGGCCGCCGACCATGAGCGTCAGCGTCCCGGCGTCGGCGCCGCCAGGGCCGCCCGAGATCCCGGCATCCAGGAACGCCGCGCCGCGGGCCTCCAGCTCGCGCTCCCAACGCGCCGCGTTGCCCGGGGTCGCCGTGCTCAGGTCGATCACGAGCTGCCCGGGCCGGGCGGCGCCGATGACGCCGTCGGGGCCGGCCATGGCCGTCGCGATGGCGGCGTCGCTGGGCAGCGAGAGCAGGACGATGTCGGCGGCCGCGGTCGCCGCGCCGGTGCCGGCGGCGGGCTCGAGGCCGAGCTGCGCGGCGCGCCCGTCGACGACGTCGGAGCCGTGCACGACGTGGCCGGCGTCGCGCAGGCGCCCACCCATCCGGCTGCCCATGTTGCCCAGGCCGATCATCGCGATCGACGGCATGGCGGGGGAGGCGCTCACGCGGCGACGGGGGCGAAGGTGCCCGCCTTGTAGGTCTGTCCGGGCAGCTCCTTGCCGAGCTGCTCGGACAGCCACGCGGCGGTCTCCAGCATGGCCTCGAGCGAGATCCCGGTCTCCAAGCCCATCCCGTGCAGCAGGTAGACGAGGTCCTCCGTGGCGATGTTGCCCGTGGCGCGCGGGGCGAAGGGGCAGCCGCCCGTGCCGCCGCTGGAGGCGTCCAGCAGGGCCACGCCGGACTCGACGGCCGCGACCGCGTTGGCGTAGCCCGTGTTGCGGGTGTTGTGGAAGTGGCAGCCGACGGGCAGGCCGAAGGCCGCGACG from the Baekduia soli genome contains:
- a CDS encoding cupredoxin domain-containing protein, translating into MSCFTKLLAAGAIAAGATAAMLAPAVASGPPARTAGVRGVVLKDISFMPATLRISRGTTVRWTWMDGDTPHNVTFAARHSATKKTGTYRVRFTRRGTFRYHCTIHPGMDGRIVVR
- the ypfJ gene encoding KPN_02809 family neutral zinc metallopeptidase — its product is MRFRPGARLDTGQVQDARGGGRRGLAVGGGAGGLIIVVLLALLGVNGGGGGSGSDPFSLGVGEGSTTQAAELSSTCRTGSDANQREDCRIVGVVNSVQAWWGSAIDGYRTAPTRFFSGQTSTGCGAATSAVGPFYCPADQTVYIDLSFYSELRSRFGARGGAFAEAYVIAHEYGHHVQHLTGTDAKVGRDRQGATSGSVRLELQADCYAGVWAAHAVDTRFIEDLTQTDISDGLDAAAAVGDDRIQRQATGRVDPESWTHGSSAERQRWFQTGFDGGDARRCDTFTAGAL
- a CDS encoding phospho-sugar mutase, which produces MPSPATTVDADLAARVRAWIAGDPDPGDRAELQALLDVGDGPALADRFAAPLAFGTAGLRGPLQAGPSGMNRAVVRRAAAALAAHLGPGRRVVIGHDARHRSDVFARESAAVMAGAGLHAVLLPRALPTPVLAFAVRALAADAGVMVTASHNPPTDNGYKIYLGGPGDEGAQIVSPTDAEIEARIAAVGPVARIPLDPGFETAGEDLVTAYVTAICGLTTGDARDVLVAVTSLHGVGDETLRAAFARAGFAPPVAEPSQARPDPDFPTVAFPNPEEAGAMDRVLALGARIGADVVLANDPDADRLAVAVGDRVLTGDEVGRLLADHVLAHRPGPVATTIVSSAMLERIAEAHGVPVHRTLTGFKWLMRAAGGLVFAYEEALGYAVGPDVVRDKDGISAALLVAELAAAQRAAGRTLLDRLDDLERRHGVHATAQHVVRVQRPEQISRIMAALRAGPPAAVGPAAVERVEDLDRDGGPLPRADVLVLTLAGARIVVRPSGTEPKLKAYLEVVRPPGPDLAAQRAQAGTLLEALQEALAADLARRGG
- a CDS encoding SDR family NAD(P)-dependent oxidoreductase translates to MGGAACEGLAQRGFSVLVVDLDGDRAQATADRITAAGGTASSFAADVSDADAVAGYVAACVERYGAPRAFFNNAAFEGAIAPITEYPLDIFDRTMAINVRGVFLGLKHVIPAMRERGGSIVNVSSQAGIRGVPNLSAYSASKHAVVGLSRGAALEEAPGIRINCVCPGPTDTRMMADIEATVRAQGGDPSGFVDNIPVGRYGRPEEIAAFVVWLLAEAPEFLTGAVLPIDGGMTTP
- a CDS encoding NAD(P)-dependent oxidoreductase is translated as MSASPAMPSIAMIGLGNMGSRMGGRLRDAGHVVHGSDVVDGRAAQLGLEPAAGTGAATAAADIVLLSLPSDAAIATAMAGPDGVIGAARPGQLVIDLSTATPGNAARWERELEARGAAFLDAGISGGPGGADAGTLTLMVGGRAELIERAQGVFDVIGSRVFHCGAAGAGHATKVVNNYLNGMNLAATAEALVVGVKAGLDPRQLLEVINASTGANWASEHRFPRIVEGDYIEGGLTNALMAKDLDLYLGLADALDVPAALGAACRTTFTVAMATGYRDRVSNTVVDAIGDLAGGVRVQPDGDRPKDTT
- a CDS encoding isochorismatase family protein; its protein translation is MDSIDVYRDRGFGGRSGAGRHPALVVIDLCNGFTDPESPLHCDCEEAVAATARLLEAARAAGAPVAFTSIEYDPAGERIAAAFIAKAPGLLTLAPGTRWIEIDERIAPAEGEPVLWKLFASGFYGTSLGALLASQGCDTVIITGASTSGCVRATVVDALQHGYRVIVPREGVADRARSAHEASLADIDAKYGDVVGIDEAVAIFTAAAAPAA
- a CDS encoding sulfocyanin-like copper-binding protein — translated: MSILDRRRLPLAGACLATLAAGGLTACGGGSSSTAATPATSAASSPSAATTTAAATTAATTAAAAPAAATTGASSVAATLSEFKIVATPATARAGRVTFHVTNAGKVKHQFTVIATSKPAARVLSRHNPDDDIPGARGEIASIAPGASKTLVIKHLKAGHYAIVCALPGHYQAGMYTDFTVK